From the Lactuca sativa cultivar Salinas chromosome 9, Lsat_Salinas_v11, whole genome shotgun sequence genome, the window aacaagtgaatcacatatcaaTTACATATAATtcaaatatgaattacatgtaattaaCATGTAAATCACACATGAATCACATATGCataacatgtgattcacatgtaaatcacaggttaatcatatattaattacatgtaaatcacacgtGAATCAGCTATGAATtatatgtaattcacatgtaaatcacaagttaaTTACATATGAATTACGTCTACATGACATACATTTTGTATGAGTGTTCTtcgttaattatttttaatttttttttgtgaatttcacatttgaattttaaatgatataattacatgtgaatatgacactatataatcacatgtgaattttACATGATATAATTAtatgtgaatcttacatgatatatatgcatatacacttgaaaaaatatgtatatatgcacctgaaatgttttttttgggttaaaaaatcatattttttttaatatttcatttttttaaaaacaagttataaatttttaaagatttactgttttttaaaaaaatttgttgttgttttttttatttccatttcaaaaaaaaaattcacattttccaaaaaaaattaaaattctacAATTTttaaaaattcgaaaatttttgtttttataaaagaaaatctaaaattttgatttattatgttatttttttgacatttttattaatatttccaataataGAAAAATTAAAAGATTAACTGTGATTCTAAATGACGATCATgcccttaatgaattaattttgaCCTAACTTTCCGTCTTTAGTTCTTAGGTTCTCAGGAAACTATAAGTTCTAAACGGAtcttacccatatatatatatatatatatatatatatatatatatatatatatatatatatatatatatatatatcataagttcattaaaatttataaacaaataGATTAAAATTTGCTATTGTTGTTTTGTTGGTGCTGTTTTAGGttaatttgttgttttttttaggTTATTTgtgttgtaatttttttttgttaattattaCTATTTTAATAGGCACATGAGACTATTTTAGTGTTTAATTTGTGCTTTGTGTCTACAATTTGTTTTTTTGTTGCTGTTTGAAAAAGTTGTCGAAGGTTGAATGGATCTTGTTATATATTGCATTGaagaatgtttctttttattttggaTGTATGTAAATATACAATGTATTTTAGGAAAGTTGAGCTTTGAGTTTGGCAGTACAGAGTTTGACTCGACTCGTTTACACCCGGTAACAAGCGGGGTGCATGGCCCCACTTGATGGTGAATCCCAACCTAATTTttaatagaattttttttatagaattaTGCTTGACACCACACttaaaaattttagacaccattGCTTTTGCTCAAAAAAGCTTTAACAAGACctcaaatttcaatttttttttttatttttcctattttcaatatttttatcaTTATGGACCCCGATTAATATTTTCTCTGGATCCGCCATTGTCTACACCCCTACCCGAGtgcaaagaaaataataaaactaataattatttttacgtcaaaacttaatatatgatattcGCGTTTTAAACATAACGtaacatgttgatattatgttttatgcatgTCAAATAAGATTTGAAATATAAGTATTATCACCTAAGTTTTGGTTTATCAAATGACTTTTATCATAAGATGTATAAAATtgcgtttataaaataaaatgagtttattaTACGAATTAATGAAGTCATAAGTTTTTTATTGTTAAAAGGAGTTTTAAAATTGTAATTTTAAAACTCATCTAAAACTCCACATCTTAagtataaaatgaagttttattaaaactATTATCTGTTCTTAAAACCGCTCTATTCTATGACTACACTTTAAAATATCGGATTTTGGTTTATAATTGATCGCGGCTAATAGTAAATAAACTGAAATTTTATTTAGTACCTAAAGAACCTCATAAAAActtatatgaattttacaaaagggTACATAAATTTATGGATGCATTCAATATTCATAAGACAACGTTTTTTTTATAActataattataaaacatatatatgagacattttcttaaaaataaaagtcattgtcgtccttttgaagaacactcaGTATCATTTGTATGGTCTTGGTGTGTCACAACCCCGACCGAGGTGACGAAACATGTCAGATTGTATGATTAAGTTTATGGATCACATgtaaactgaatatatagcacaagtatAACAAttaggggtgagcgcggtgcggttcggtgcggttattgACTAAAACCTCACCGCAAACCgtaaatgcggttaatccattttcaaaacccattggtgcggttatttttgtgGTGCGGTtatgcggttatttttgcgggcgcgggttttttttttttgtggttcGGTTATTAACCGCATTGATTTGGTGCGGTTTTTTTATGTGGTTTTTAACCGCATTTAACCATTTATGATTTTGCATAACTCGTTCGAACAATTAAGACTTTTTTAAACGGTTTAAAAGTTCAAACAcgttacttgtaataataaaaaaaacataaggtATATGAAAATGAACTTAAATAaaaaacaactaatatcttaaaaacgtcaaatcgttagtaattaacaataaatatcttaaaattgtcaaatttcaacattttaagttaaacataacaaaaaaccaaCAATTTTGTCTTCTAGAATTTTATCCTTCTTTCATCCATGAAACCTGACATTGAAACTCTTTCCGCTGCATACACTACTAGTAAATATCCAAAATCATTACTTActcaaaaattagaaaaaaaaaaccattaaaacatAAGAGAATATAAGAAAAGATATAACATGTAAGTTACATGGTAACTAAGCAATTCCATCACACTTTTTGTGGACCGTCATCGGATGAATTTTTACCCTTTAAAAGCATTTCTACATAAAAAACATGATAATATTAGTATCATAATATGTATGTGAAAATATAGTCCAAAAATATGAAAAAGAGTTTATTAAGTTTTATACCTGCCATCTTCTCATTCAATTCATCTATGTCTTTACTCGACATATTACAACCGAGCTCAAGATCCACCGATGAAGATCGTATCCAATCTTGTACACATATTAAAGCTTTTGCGGTGTCAGTGTTAAGTGAACTCCTATACTTATCGATAACTCTCCCACCAGTACTAAATGCCGACTCTGATGCTATAGTAGAGATTGGCATTGCCAAAACATGCTTAGCTACTTTAGACAGTATCAGGAATTTGACTGAATTTGATTTCCACCAACCCAAAAGATCAGATGTTTGGTCCCTTTTTTCCCTTCCATCTGCTAAATAGATCTCCACCTCACTCTTAGTATCTTGACCCTCATCGTCATGTTTGTCAAACTCAAGCTCCAAATCAACATCCATCTCACCAACACTACTTGACTTATCAATAAAAACACCATCTTGTGTGTTTTGTACATTGGTTTTTTCTGCTTTACTCTTATAATGGTTAAACAAATCTTCAAGAGTCTGCTTTACCTTCCCCGATATCTCTTTGCCTTTCTCAGAGTTCTTACCATATATCATTTCAATGCAATAATTGACGTATCGAAGCTTGTTGCGCGGATCCAAAACAACCGCAACATGCAATAGATAATTCATATTATCCACATTGTCCCAGTATTTATCATACTTGGCTTTCATCGACGTTGCCATCTTTTTCTTTTGTTCATCTTGACATAAGCACATCCTTGTGATTGTCGCTTGCATTTTCACAAgctcagaaaaaaaaaatattagatgTTACATACTTTGAACCAGATATCTTGATTGTAACATCAAAAAATATTTTCAAGTACTCGATCAAATTCCTAATTTAATAACAATATGTAAGTATTCATatgataaataataaatataaagtgTCAACTAAGAAAGTTAATCGTACCTGGCTGCCTCCCAATCAACACCACTCGGAGCACCAACTACTTTAggctttcttttcctttttcttgtGCACCCTTCCAAATCGGTATCCGCTTCAGTGCGAAAATAAGCTCCATAAGAAGGATCTATCGTGTAAAGCCTATTCAGAAAATAAAACAACCCCacaatattagttttattatttaaaggaaAACATAACACAAGTTTATAACAAAGAAACATACCTTTCAAATGCATTTTCATATTTTATTGCTGTTTCCAACATTAAGTATGTTGAATTCCATCGTGTATCAACATCAAGAGAGGGCTTTTGTTTGCACTTTATTTCAACCCGAGCAATACaatcttcaaatgttttatatcgAGCTGGTGACGATCGCACGTATGTCACTGCGTTTCGAATTCTAGTAACAGAATCGAATTGCTCTTCCAAACCATCTCTAACAACAAGATTGATGATATGTGCACAACAACGTAGGTGCAAATATTTACAATCTAATATATCATTTGGTCCCTTCAACATCCTCTTCGAATATCTTATTGCCCCATCGTTTGAAGAAGCGTTATCCACTGTGATAGTAAACACAATCTCAATCCCCCACTTTTGTATACAATCATAAACAAGGCTCCCAATGGTGTCACCCCTATGATTTTCTATAGGGCAAAAATTTAGGATCTTCTTTTGTAAAACCCAGTCATCATCGATCCAATGTGCCGTAAGGCACATATAATTGATGTTTTGAACAGATGTCCAAGTATCTGTAGTTAGACACACTGTTTGGCCATGCAACATATCTTTAATTTTTTCCACCTCTTGTTCATAAATTGATAAACAATCTCGAGCAACAGTCCATCTGGATATGATCTTAAACTGAGGATTCAATTCCCACACAAACTCCCTAAAACCCTCGTCATCAACAATACTAAAAGGTCGATTATCTTTAATGCACATTTTGGCAAGGGCTAATCTACACCTCTCTTGGCTAAAGGAATGCTTAGCCAAAGATCCACTTGCCTCCGTACCTTTTGGCTTAAAGCTTAAAGTTGTTTGTTTCTTCAAATCAGGTTTTTTATAAAGTGGTGAGGTCTTACATGTATTGTGAAGATGATTGAGTAACGAGGAAGTACCATTCTATCTACCACGACAACTTAATACCTTCTTACAATGCTTGCATTGTGTACTTGTAGCACCTTCGACCTTTGGAAAATGTTCCCAAACAATGGATTTTAACCTGCCCGTTGACTTCTTTTCATCTTCAATGTTATCTTCATTTTCATTTTGATCATCAAGATTAATTATCCCTTCATTAGTAGCCATTGACTATCAAGCTAAACAAAGAAATACAACATAAACATCAGTAGACTACAAAGTGTTGTTAGATTTAGTTTTAGAAAGTTTTTTGAATGTGAAAAAAAAGTAAAACTGATTAGGCATAGAATTAAAGAGTATAGATTAGCAGTGCAAATATGGTGGCTAAATACTTCCCCATTACTGTTCCAGTTTTCCTTTCCATAATGATATTTATCCATTTCATCACTTCACATTTTTATATAATGCAAATCAAAGATCTGTATTAATTTATTCGATTCAAACTCAAGATGTATAATTTATAAATAGATGTTTATGTGTATATCTATCTTTGTCTATATGAGTACTATATGCAAAAAGGTTGTTTAAATCCACTAACTAACGACTTTTTGCTTCAATAGTTAGTAGTGCCACCACCTAAAACCTAGACCTACTAAACTGCCACATAGCAAATAAACAACAAAAGTGGTTGACAACTTAACATAAAGAATACAAAATTATACATCGCTAAAAAAACATACATGATCTGTAATTGCATAGTTATACATCAATAGAATCATAGAAAACTTAACATGCACAATCATTTGAATTAGAAACTTACACTTAACAAGTTAACAGAGATGTACCAGCCAGAGTCGAGGTTTGTAATAGCCGAAGGAGGAGATGCGTGAATACGTAAGGGAGGGCCGAAAGCTAGGGCAATACgatggattttttttattattttttttttttgcaaactcCCGCTCACAACTCACAACTCAAAGACttaagttttaatttttattttattttatttttttaatatttgttattttaataattaataaaaaaatgtatataatATTATAGgatatgcggtgcggtgcggtttttttgcggtttttgaaaattaATAACCGTACCGCACTGCAAATTtacggtttttgaaaaacataaaacctcaccatcggttttcgttgcggttgcggtttttcggttgcggtttttgcggttatttttagttgcggtgcggtttttgctcacccctaataacaataaacaaaacaacatttgtATTGTTGTTTTTctaatgttgttttttttttgcttCTGTTGTTTTGTTGGTGCTGTTTAGGTTAATTTGTTGTTttctttttttgctttttttaggTTATTTGTGTTGTAATTTTTTGTTAATTGTTACTATTTTAATAGTTATAAGAGACTGATTTAGTGCTTAATTTGTGCTTTGTGTCTACAATTTGTTTTTTTCTACTCTTTTGCTACTCTTTAAAAAGTTTTTGAAGGTTGAATGGGTCATGTTATATTGCATTGAAGAATGCTTCTTTTTATTTTGGATATACGTAAAATACAACGTATTTAGAAAAGCCGGTCTTCAAGTTTAGCAATAATCGATTCGACTCGACTCGACTCGATTCGATTACACCCCTATCCGAATGCAAAGAAAGTTGATACCATCTTAAAGCTATCTTATCGACACCATTTTCCACACCATCCTTCTTGATTCTAGCATATTTGCATTTTGTACAATTTCACATGCAACCCTATGACTAATACATAGGAATTACAAATGCCTCGACTAAATTTCTATCACATAGATGCCTAAGGTGCCTAACTGCCAATCCCATTGGTTTTAATAGTCTTTTCGCTTATTTGACCATCCATTATCTCTCTTTTTCTTTGCTGACCATTTCCATGTCCAAACCATAAAACTTGTTTCACTCATAATTTTagtatttttttaatgatttatcAGAGGGAAAATACCGTAAATAGTCAAAAAAAAATTGGGGGTGTTTTCAAAAAATAGACATAAAAATGGACTTTTCCAGCTATAGACATACATACCACGACGTCATCTCCGCAGAATGGATcttgaggttttttttttttttttttttccacatcGATTCTtcggggtttatattaattccccAATTAATTATTTTCAAGTAAAGATTATAATAGTTTGATaatcttttcttaaaaataattagtTTGGGAAATGAATATAAACcccgaagaaaaaaaaaacactaaagaTCCATTCATCGGAGCTACCTCCGCGGAATGAGTTCATTCCTCGGAGGTAGCTCCGCCGAATGGatctttaatgttttttatttttatttttatacattgatttatttatgattttgCTATTTTTATACATTGTCTATATCCGGAAAAATccatttttatgtttattttttgaaAACACCCCCCATTTTTTGACTATTTACGGTATTTTCCCTTTATCAGAACTAAAAAGTCTCTTCATTTCTTCATTTTGACACTATTTTACACATCTTTTTAAGTATGTATCTAGTTATCAATacaaaaataaatacatatacaagtatGAAAAATTAATGCCAAACATGTTTTTATGTATTGTATCCAATATAATCATACTCTATGTCAATTGTCAAACACCCATAGTGCCAAATTTAGTTTAAACTTTAACATTCTCGTtataaaatttttgcaacttttcaCCAAATTGTATATCCCTTTTTACCATTTCCTCTAACACATACTTGGCTTCATTCACTTTTTCAACTGCTATCAAACGAGTGGCCAATAACCCAAAATTATGCGAGTCCAGTTTTGGGTTCTTACCTGCGTAACTCATTACAAACTCCACCGCCTGCGCACAATAGCCTAACCTCACCAGGTTTCCGATAACATGCGCATAGGTGGCGTACATAGCCTCAATTCCATCATCCAACATCCTCCGCAGAATAGCCATCGCCCCATCCATCTTCCCCGCCTTACACGCGCCGAGCACCAGCGCATCGTACGTCCTACCGTCCGCCTTCAGTCCTTCTTCTCCCATTTTTTTCAGA encodes:
- the LOC111896810 gene encoding zinc finger BED domain-containing protein RICESLEEPER 3 — protein: MQATITRMCLCQDEQKKKMATSMKAKYDKYWDNVDNMNYLLHVAVVLDPRNKLRYVNYCIEMIYGKNSEKGKEISGKVKQTLEDLFNHYKSKAEKTNVQNTQDGVFIDKSSSVGEMDVDLELEFDKHDDEGQDTKSEVEIYLADGREKRDQTSDLLGWWKSNSVKFLILSKVAKHVLAMPISTIASESAFSTGGRVIDKYRSSLNTDTAKALICVQDWIRSSSVDLELGCNMSSKDIDELNEKMAEMLLKGKNSSDDGPQKV